A genomic window from Nocardioides sp. BP30 includes:
- a CDS encoding RsmB/NOP family class I SAM-dependent RNA methyltransferase, with translation MSGSGRDPGRGRGRGRRPGTPPRGGRAPVDPARLAAFEVLKAVRVEDAYANLVLPHVLGRLGLSGRDAAFATELASGTLRGQGTYDAILAGCVDRPLAKVEAKVLDALRLGTHQLLAMRVPTHAAIATTVDLVKSKVGPGAGGFANAVLRKVAERSMAEWTEGMALPERTSHPAWMVELLRDALDVPDELEALLAADNAPPRVTLVARPGRASRAEIEGEPTTFSPYGVRLAGGSPLEVPAVAEGRAGVQDEGSQLVALALAQAPVKGRDERWLDLCAGPGGKAALLDALAAEAGAVLIGNERQHHRARLVRANGVARVVAADGIRPPFAPGTFDRVLVDAPCSGLGALRRRPEARWRRRPADVTELVPLQRDLLRSALDLTRPGGVVVYATCSPVLAETRDVVVAVVSEDPGVLLEPVSGAAGDVPDARGPLPGTVQLWPHRHGTDAMFIAALRKEESR, from the coding sequence GTGTCCGGTTCGGGGCGTGACCCGGGGCGCGGTCGGGGACGGGGCCGCCGCCCCGGTACGCCGCCGCGTGGTGGCCGCGCGCCCGTCGACCCGGCTCGGCTGGCGGCCTTCGAGGTGCTCAAGGCCGTCCGGGTGGAGGATGCCTACGCCAACCTGGTGCTGCCGCACGTGCTCGGCCGGCTCGGGCTGAGCGGGCGGGACGCGGCCTTCGCCACCGAGCTCGCGTCCGGCACCCTGCGCGGCCAGGGCACCTACGACGCCATCCTGGCCGGCTGCGTCGACCGGCCGCTGGCCAAGGTCGAGGCCAAGGTGCTCGACGCGCTGCGGCTGGGCACCCACCAGCTGCTCGCCATGCGGGTGCCCACCCACGCCGCCATCGCCACGACCGTCGACCTGGTGAAGTCGAAGGTCGGTCCCGGCGCCGGCGGCTTCGCCAACGCCGTGCTGCGCAAGGTCGCCGAGCGCTCGATGGCGGAGTGGACCGAGGGGATGGCGCTGCCGGAGCGGACGTCGCACCCAGCGTGGATGGTCGAGCTGCTGCGCGACGCGCTCGACGTCCCCGACGAGCTCGAAGCGCTGCTGGCAGCCGACAACGCGCCGCCGCGGGTCACCCTGGTCGCGCGCCCCGGACGCGCGAGCCGGGCCGAGATCGAGGGCGAGCCCACCACGTTCTCGCCGTACGGCGTGAGGCTCGCGGGCGGCTCGCCGCTCGAGGTCCCGGCGGTGGCCGAGGGCCGCGCGGGTGTGCAGGACGAGGGCTCCCAGCTGGTCGCGCTGGCCCTGGCCCAGGCGCCGGTGAAGGGTCGCGACGAGCGCTGGCTGGACCTGTGCGCCGGCCCTGGCGGCAAGGCGGCGCTGCTCGACGCGCTCGCCGCCGAGGCCGGTGCGGTGCTGATCGGCAACGAGCGGCAGCACCATCGCGCCCGGCTGGTGCGCGCCAACGGCGTCGCGCGGGTGGTGGCCGCCGACGGCATCCGTCCGCCGTTCGCGCCGGGCACGTTCGACCGGGTGCTGGTCGACGCACCGTGCAGCGGGCTCGGCGCGCTGCGGCGCCGTCCCGAGGCACGCTGGCGCCGGCGCCCCGCCGATGTCACCGAGCTCGTCCCGCTCCAGCGTGACCTGCTCCGTTCCGCGCTCGACCTGACCCGCCCCGGTGGCGTGGTCGTCTACGCGACCTGCAGCCCGGTGCTGGCCGAGACCCGTGACGTCGTCGTGGCCGTCGTGAGCGAGGACCCGGGGGTGCTGCTCGAGCCGGTGTCGGGGGCGGCCGGCGACGTACCCGATGCGCGCGGGCCGCTGCCGGGCACCGTGCAGCTCTGGCCGCACCGGCATGGGACCGACGCGATGTTCATCGCGGCGCTGCGCAAGGAGGAGTCGCGATGA
- a CDS encoding LysE family translocator gives MSSYPTFFLFAVLVALAPGPDTFITLRVTVAGGRERGLWTVAGIIAANVVLGVLAATGLGAVIRDAHTLFDVLRWFGVLYLAWLGLQAVWAGLRGDGGGWSSGGSARMAPHAAMRQGFVSTFTNPKALAFYLAVLPQFVSAYAGFVELMAYALTLAVLGAIYLITITLVAHGAMTFISRERVRRGIDAGVGVIMLGFAAALALDN, from the coding sequence ATGAGCAGCTATCCCACGTTCTTCCTCTTCGCCGTGCTGGTCGCGCTCGCCCCGGGGCCGGACACGTTCATCACCCTGCGGGTCACCGTCGCCGGCGGTCGCGAGCGCGGGCTGTGGACGGTGGCCGGCATCATCGCGGCCAACGTCGTCCTCGGTGTGCTGGCCGCGACCGGTCTCGGTGCGGTGATCCGCGACGCCCACACGCTCTTCGACGTGTTGCGCTGGTTCGGGGTGCTCTACCTGGCCTGGCTCGGCCTGCAGGCGGTGTGGGCCGGCCTGCGCGGTGACGGGGGCGGCTGGAGCTCCGGCGGCAGCGCCCGGATGGCTCCGCACGCGGCGATGCGCCAGGGGTTCGTCTCGACGTTCACCAACCCCAAGGCGCTGGCGTTCTACCTCGCCGTGCTGCCGCAGTTCGTCAGCGCCTACGCCGGCTTCGTCGAGCTGATGGCCTACGCCCTGACGTTGGCCGTCCTCGGCGCGATCTACCTGATCACCATCACCCTGGTGGCGCATGGCGCGATGACCTTCATCAGCCGGGAGCGGGTGCGCCGGGGCATCGACGCCGGTGTGGGCGTGATCATGCTCGGCTTCGCAGCGGCCCTGGCGCTGGACAACTGA
- a CDS encoding DNA polymerase domain-containing protein: MPSSPPSVEIEVDDRVVKVTNPDRVYFPQAPGFEGGATKLDLVDYYLAVGPGIVNALYERPCMLHRFPKGLTGEPGEKVHQKRLPAGAPAWVETVELFFPRWKRTADELCVTELGAVIWAVQMSTVEFHPWNSRRADTEKPDEWRIDLDPGPASTYAGVRRAAHVAHEVLDDLGAVGYPKTSGSKGLHIYVRIAPDHGFPDVRRAARAFAREVERRAGGGVTTTWWKKDRDPAAIFVDWNQNTRDHTIAAAYSVRGLPDARVSTPIRWDEVDEADPRDFTIATVPERFARLGDLHADIDDHVFDIAPLLAWAERDEASGQDAPDEAEG, from the coding sequence GTGCCGTCATCACCGCCGTCCGTCGAGATCGAGGTCGACGACCGTGTCGTCAAGGTGACGAACCCGGACCGGGTCTACTTCCCGCAAGCGCCCGGCTTCGAGGGCGGGGCGACCAAGCTCGACCTGGTCGACTACTACCTCGCGGTCGGGCCGGGCATCGTCAACGCCCTCTACGAGCGCCCCTGCATGCTGCACCGCTTCCCCAAGGGCCTGACGGGCGAGCCGGGGGAGAAGGTGCACCAGAAGCGGCTGCCTGCGGGCGCGCCCGCCTGGGTCGAGACCGTCGAGCTGTTCTTCCCGCGGTGGAAGCGCACCGCCGACGAGCTCTGCGTCACCGAGCTGGGCGCGGTGATCTGGGCGGTGCAGATGTCGACGGTGGAGTTCCACCCGTGGAACAGCCGCCGGGCCGACACCGAGAAGCCGGACGAGTGGCGGATCGATCTCGATCCCGGCCCGGCCTCGACGTACGCCGGCGTCCGCCGGGCGGCCCACGTCGCCCACGAGGTGCTCGACGACCTCGGCGCGGTCGGCTACCCCAAGACGTCGGGCAGCAAGGGGTTGCACATCTATGTCCGGATCGCGCCGGACCACGGCTTCCCCGACGTGCGCCGCGCCGCCCGGGCCTTCGCCCGCGAGGTCGAGCGCCGTGCGGGCGGCGGGGTGACGACGACGTGGTGGAAGAAGGATCGCGACCCGGCGGCGATCTTCGTGGACTGGAACCAGAACACCCGCGACCACACCATCGCCGCGGCGTACTCGGTGCGCGGCCTGCCCGACGCGCGCGTCTCCACGCCGATCCGCTGGGACGAGGTCGACGAGGCGGACCCGCGCGATTTCACCATCGCCACCGTGCCCGAGCGGTTCGCCCGGCTCGGTGACCTGCACGCCGACATCGACGACCACGTCTTCGACATCGCGCCGTTGTTGGCCTGGGCTGAGCGCGACGAGGCTTCCGGGCAGGACGCTCCCGATGAGGCCGAGGGGTGA
- a CDS encoding RecQ family ATP-dependent DNA helicase, producing MPPRSTSQDVIRQTVRDRFGHPDLHPGQREAISALLAGSDVLLVAPTGAGKSLVYQAAGLLLEGLTLVVSPLLALQHDQLERLESLGVRGGRLSSAEGERARAEVLRAAAAGELDFVFLSPEQLANDEVREQVASWRPGLVAVDEAHCVSAWGHDFRPDYFRLGELIADLGEPRIVAMTATAAPPVREDIVERLRLAQPTTIVTGFARPELGLAVHRVVDEAEQRRTVLERVAALPGAGIVYCRTRPAAEEYAEALREALADTDRSVAAYHAGMSAKRRDQVHEAFSRGTLDVVVATSAFGMGIDKPDVRFVVHAQAPESPDTYYQEVGRAGRDGEPAIGLLVYRPEDLALGRFFSPGVPRMQDVRAVEAALDRGEEATDLGPRRRQRIRNLLDLAAHSHPGRDRVAAVIELAEAHRSLERSRVDMMRGYAETQRCRMEFLVGYFGEEVDGRCGTCDNCRAGIAPDPAALAEAPFGVQTRVRHEEFGAGVVTDVEEDRLTVLFDEVGYRTLSLELVLGEHLLAPGH from the coding sequence GTGCCCCCACGCTCCACCTCGCAGGATGTCATCCGCCAGACCGTCCGGGACCGCTTCGGGCACCCCGATCTCCACCCCGGCCAACGAGAGGCGATCTCGGCGCTGCTGGCCGGTAGCGACGTGCTGCTGGTTGCTCCTACCGGCGCCGGGAAGTCGCTCGTCTACCAGGCCGCGGGGCTGTTGCTCGAGGGCCTGACGCTGGTGGTCTCCCCGCTGCTGGCCCTGCAGCACGACCAGCTCGAGCGACTGGAGTCGCTCGGGGTACGCGGCGGCCGGCTCAGCTCCGCCGAGGGGGAGCGCGCGCGGGCGGAGGTGCTGCGCGCCGCGGCGGCCGGCGAGCTGGACTTCGTCTTCCTCTCACCCGAGCAGCTCGCCAACGACGAGGTGCGCGAGCAGGTCGCCTCGTGGCGCCCCGGGCTCGTCGCCGTCGACGAGGCGCACTGCGTCTCGGCCTGGGGACACGACTTCCGGCCGGACTACTTCCGGCTCGGCGAGCTCATCGCCGACCTCGGCGAGCCCCGCATCGTGGCCATGACCGCCACCGCCGCGCCGCCGGTGCGCGAGGACATCGTCGAGCGACTGCGGCTGGCGCAGCCCACCACCATCGTCACCGGGTTCGCCAGGCCCGAGCTCGGGCTCGCGGTGCACCGCGTGGTCGACGAGGCCGAGCAGCGCCGTACGGTCCTCGAGCGGGTGGCAGCGCTGCCGGGCGCGGGGATCGTCTACTGCCGCACCCGCCCTGCCGCCGAGGAGTACGCCGAGGCACTCCGCGAGGCGCTCGCCGACACCGACCGGTCGGTCGCCGCCTACCACGCGGGCATGAGCGCCAAGCGTCGCGACCAGGTGCACGAGGCGTTCTCCCGGGGCACGCTCGACGTGGTCGTCGCGACCTCGGCATTCGGGATGGGCATCGACAAGCCCGACGTGCGGTTCGTGGTGCACGCGCAGGCGCCGGAGTCACCCGACACCTACTACCAGGAGGTCGGCCGGGCAGGCCGCGACGGCGAGCCGGCGATCGGGCTGCTGGTCTACCGCCCCGAGGACCTGGCGCTGGGCCGCTTCTTCTCCCCGGGCGTCCCGCGCATGCAGGATGTCCGCGCGGTGGAGGCAGCGCTGGACCGCGGCGAGGAGGCGACCGACCTGGGCCCGCGTCGTCGCCAGCGGATCCGCAACCTGCTCGATCTGGCGGCCCACAGCCATCCCGGTCGGGACCGGGTGGCGGCAGTGATCGAGCTCGCTGAGGCGCACCGCAGCCTGGAGCGCTCGCGGGTCGACATGATGCGCGGGTACGCCGAGACGCAGCGCTGCCGGATGGAGTTCCTGGTCGGCTACTTCGGGGAGGAGGTCGACGGGCGGTGCGGGACGTGTGACAACTGCCGTGCTGGGATCGCGCCGGACCCGGCGGCGCTGGCCGAGGCACCCTTCGGGGTCCAGACCCGGGTGCGGCACGAGGAGTTCGGCGCGGGCGTGGTCACCGACGTGGAGGAGGATCGGCTCACCGTGCTGTTCGACGAGGTGGGCTACCGCACCCTCTCCCTCGAGCTGGTCCTGGGCGAGCACCTGCTGGCGCCGGGGCACTAG
- the rpe gene encoding ribulose-phosphate 3-epimerase, which produces MGSRTSQITPSILNADFANLAQEVARIGSADWVHVDVMDNHFVPNLTFGPTMVEALSRATATPLDAHLMIEDPDRWAPAYAEAGAGSVTFHVEAAQAPVRLAREIRAQGARASMALKPATPIEPYEDLLAELDMVLIMTVEPGFGGQRFLDLCLPKIRRARALMDKHGLETWLQVDGGVSLETIERCAEAGADVFVAGSAVYSAEDPDAMVQALRARADAARSAG; this is translated from the coding sequence GTGGGATCCCGAACCAGCCAGATCACCCCCAGCATCCTCAACGCGGACTTCGCGAACCTGGCCCAGGAGGTCGCCCGGATCGGCAGCGCCGACTGGGTGCACGTGGACGTGATGGACAACCACTTCGTCCCCAACCTGACCTTCGGCCCGACGATGGTGGAGGCGCTCAGCCGCGCCACCGCGACGCCGTTGGACGCGCACCTGATGATCGAGGATCCCGACCGCTGGGCGCCGGCGTACGCCGAGGCCGGGGCGGGCAGCGTCACCTTCCACGTCGAGGCCGCCCAGGCCCCGGTGCGGCTCGCGCGCGAGATCCGCGCCCAGGGCGCCCGGGCCAGCATGGCGCTCAAGCCGGCGACGCCGATCGAGCCCTACGAGGACCTGCTCGCCGAGCTGGACATGGTGCTGATCATGACGGTCGAGCCGGGATTCGGCGGTCAGCGGTTCCTCGACCTGTGCCTCCCCAAGATCCGCCGCGCCCGGGCGCTGATGGACAAGCACGGCCTGGAGACCTGGCTCCAGGTCGACGGTGGGGTCAGCCTGGAGACGATCGAGCGCTGCGCCGAGGCCGGGGCCGACGTGTTCGTCGCCGGGTCGGCGGTCTACTCCGCCGAGGATCCCGATGCGATGGTGCAGGCCCTGCGCGCCCGGGCGGATGCGGCCCGGTCCGCCGGTTGA